The following are encoded together in the Glycine max cultivar Williams 82 chromosome 8, Glycine_max_v4.0, whole genome shotgun sequence genome:
- the LOC102659819 gene encoding EPIDERMAL PATTERNING FACTOR-like protein 8, which yields MAPPARSYPLHGLKLPITVLFIFFLSFLPSKSGGSVMVESTREGLEESKMVIGSKPPACVNKCKSCRPCMATLVVPNHQKRKKGFKVSSRGDDDTYYLLSWKCKCGNKLFQP from the exons ATGGCTCCACCTGCTAGATCCTATCCTCTACATGGCCTCAAACTTCCAATCACTGTGCTTTTCATCTTTTTCCTCTCCTTTCTACCTTCCAAATCTG GTGGATCAGTGATGGTGGAGAGCACAAGGGAGGGTTTAGAGGAAAGTAAAATGGTGATAGGGTCAAAGCCACCTGCTTGTGTTAACAAGTGCAAGAGTTGTAGGCCATGCATGGCTACTCTGGTCGTTCCAAATCACCAAAAGAGGAAGAAGGGTTTCAAAGTGTCGTCTCGTGGGGACGATGACACCTATTACCTTCTTTCATGGAAATGCAAATGTGGTAATAAGCTGTTTCAACCATGA
- the LOC100788011 gene encoding uncharacterized protein: protein MLLRSSSAPILTSLLHYSKESSSEPEHILNLPKTASALSLSQNLVEIDLKKSSSPKRKNRVPLSSVPKNQQSKKIKERDEGKDPQQKTCMKAKSSIQELFSSLDLDKGLLDHEERGSGKKDSWLQTSVMGGGMGSDGGWICGGCNGSGRGSGGGHGKRWGFHEGNDHGRDRTEAYYQNMIEANPSDALLLGNYAKFLKEVCDDYPKSKEYLERAILANPDDGHILSLYAELIWQLEKDANRAEGYFDQAIKSAPYDSYVLASYANFLWDAEEDEEDKDCKNKSNHSHTYPTDLFHGANHHIHLTAAIETSPLFLK, encoded by the exons ATGTTACTTAGAAGCTCCTCGGCACCGATTCTAACTTCATTGTTACACTATTCAAAGGAGTCCTCCTCCGAACCAGAACACATTCTTAACCTTCCTAAAACAGCATCAGCTTTAAGTCTAAGCCAAAACTTGGTGGAGATAGACCTTAAAAAGTCATCAAGTCCCAAGAGAAAAAATCGTGTGCCACTTAGTAGTGTTCCTAAAAATCAACAgagtaaaaagataaaagaaagagatgaaGGGAAAGATCCACAACAAAAAACTTGCATGAAAGCAAAATCTTCAATTCAAGAACTGTTTTCTAGTTTGGATTTAGATAAGGGACTCCTGGATCATGAAGAGCGTGGTTCGGGGAAGAAAGATAGTTGGTTACAGACTTCAGTGATGGGTGGTGGAATGGGGAGTGATGGTGGTTGGATTTGTGGTGGTTGCAATGGAAGTGGAAGAGGCTCAGGTGGTGGACATGGAAAAAGGTGGGGTTTCCATGAAGGAAATGATCATGGTAGAGATAGGACGGAAGCTTATTACCAGAACATGATTGAAGCAAACCCCAGTGATGCACTTTTGCTAGGAAATTATGCAaagtttttgaaagag GTTTGTGACGATTATCCTAAATCAAAAGAGTATCTCGAAAGGGCGATTTTGGCTAATCCTGATGATGGTCATATTCTGTCCCTCTATGCGGAGTTAATATGGCAATTAGAGAAGGATGCTAATCGAGCTGAAGGATATTTTGATCAAGCCATTAAAAGTGCCCCATATGATAG cTATGTCCTAGCTTCATATGCTAATTTCCTTTGGGATGCCGAAGAAGACGAGGAAGATAAAGACTGTAAAAATAAATCGAATCACAGCCATACATATCCAACTGATCTCTTTCATGGAGCTAACCATCACATTCATTTAACTGCAGCCATAGAAACCTCACCACTGTTTCTTAAGTGA
- the LOC100787482 gene encoding 26.5 kDa heat shock protein, mitochondrial-like — MALARLALKNLQQRVCASSFLSGNVHKQRWNNELLRRFGTAAGDKGKSEGTEVAVTEGKKSNRMFPRRRGRRWAWRNEDHDDFPPALYELFPSGLGSALMQASNNINRLFENMNLTPWSLTSGRVKEKDDHYKLRYEMPGIAKEDVKITIDDDGVLTIKGEHKEEKDDDEQYWSSSSYGYYNTSLILPDDAKADDIKAELKDGVLTLIIPKTQNPQKDVKQVTIE, encoded by the exons ATGGCTTTGGCACGTTTGGCTTTGAAAAACTTGCAACAAAGGGTGTGTGCTTCCTCTTTCTTGAGTGGCAATGTTCACAAGCAGAGGTGGAACAATGAGTTGCTGAGAAGGTTTGGTACTGCAGCTGGGGACAAGGGAAAATCTGAAGGCACTGAAGTTGCTGTCACTGAAGGGAAAAAGTCTAATAGGATGTTCCCAAGGAGGAGGGGCAGAAGATGGGCTTGGAGAAATGAGGATCATGATGACTTCCCTCCTGCTCTTTATG AGTTGTTTCCTTCAGGGCTTGGGAGTGCACTGATGCAGGCAAGTAATAACATCAACAGGCTGTTTGAGAACATGAATCTGACACCTTGGTCTCTGACTAGTGGGCGTGTGAAAGAGAAGGATGACCATTACAAACTACGGTACGAGATGCCGGGGATCGCCAAAGAGGACGTGAAGATCACCATTGATGATGATGGGGTGTTGACAATAAAGGGAGAGCAcaaggaagagaaagatgatGATGAGCAATATTGGTCATCAAGTAGCTATGGATACTATAACACAAGCCTGATTTTGCCTGATGATGCTAAAGCTGATGACATTAAGGCAGAGTTGAAGGATGGTGTCCTAACTCTAATCATTCCTAAGACTCAGAACCCCCAAAAGGATGTGAAACAAGTCACAATAGAATGA
- the LOC100305545 gene encoding putative stellacyanin precursor — MNKMTGLALGGVVAAILMVLQYAEAQTSYVVGDGTGWRVPQDASTYQNWASDKNFTVGDTLSFIFQTGLHNVIEVSEESYNSCSSANPIGTTYNTGPANVTLNRGGEHYYICSFGNHCNNGQRLAITVSGSSTAFPPATTTAPPPPSSSAPSSFHTTVLPFLFLSAFVFIAF, encoded by the exons ATGAACAAGATGACTGGTCTTGCTCTTGGTGGAGTGGTGGCGGCTATTTTAATGGTTCTACAGTACGCAGAGGCACAGACAAGTTACGTTGTTGGAGATGGCACGGGTTGGAGAGTTCCACAAGATGCTTCCACATACCAAAATTGGGCTTCTGACAAGAATTTCACAGTTGGAGATACTCtat CATTCATTTTCCAGACAGGGTTGCATAACGTAATTGAAGTGTCGGAAGAGTCATACAATTCGTGCAGTTCAGCGAATCCTATAGGTACAACCTACAACACGGGCCCTGCCAACGTTACACTGAACAGAGGTGGTGAACATTACTACATTTGTAGCTTTGGTAATCACTGCAACAATGGGCAGAGGTTAGCCATCACTGTCTCTGGCTCTTCCACCGCCTTTCCACCAGCCACCACCACCGCTCCGCCACCACCTTCGTCTTCCGCGCCCTCTTCTTTCCATACTACTGTCCTTCCCTTCCTCTTCCTCTCCGCATTTGTCTTTATAGCGTTTTAG
- the LOC113002394 gene encoding glucan endo-1,3-beta-glucosidase 14 produces MFSSSTSFFLCLLLFSVTFCHVLGDKVFTGTYGVNYGRIADNLPSPESVVTLLKAAKIRNIRIYDADRQVLNAFKGSGISISVCVPNELLKEISVGEDRAMNWIKQNVEPYLPGTKIRGISIGNEILGGGDMELWEALVPASKNVYSALARLNLAHQIQVSTPHSEAVFANSYPPSACTFREDILPVMKPLLQFFSQIGTPFYINAYPFLAYKNDPQHIDINYALFKKNPGIYDAKTKLHYDNMFLAQVDAAYAALDKLGFDKMEVIVSETGWASKGDDNEAGATVKNARTYNKNLRKLLLKKKGTPYRPKMVVRAYIFALFNENLKPGPTSERNFGLFKPDGSISYDIGFTGLVPSSATSPFLSFKGIGSLYAVVSTSCAAFLILVAL; encoded by the exons ATGTTCTCTTCCTCAACTTCCTTCTTTCTTTGCCTTCTCCTCTTCTCTGTAACCTTTTGTCATG TTTTGGGGGATAAAGTATTTACAGGAACATATGGAGTAAACTACGGTAGGATAGCAGACAATCTACCTTCTCCTGAGAGTGTGGTTACTCTTCTGAAAGCTGCAAAGATTAGGAACATCAGAATATATGATGCTGATCGTCAAGTCCTGAATGCCTTCAAAGGGTCAGGGATTTCAATTAGTGTTTGTGTACCAAATGAGCTACTTAAAGAGATAAGTGTGGGAGAGGATCGTGCCATGAATTGGATCAAACAAAACGTTGAACCATATCTTCCAGGGACAAAAATCCGTGGCATTTCCATTGGGAATGAGATATTGGGAGGAGGAGATATGGAGCTTTGGGAAGCTTTGGTGCCTGCATCTAAAAATGTGTATTCTGCCCTTGCTAGGCTTAATTTGGCACATCAAATTCAGGTCTCAACTCCACATTCAGAGGCTGTGTTTGCAAATTCATACCCTCCATCTGCATGCACTTTTAGGGAGGATATTCTCCCTGTCATGAAGCCCCTCTTGCAATTCTTCTCACAAATTGGCACTCCTTTCTACATAAATGCATACCCTTTCTTGGCCTATAAGAATGATCCCCAACACATTGACATAAACTATGCTCTTTTCAAGAAAAACCCTGGGATTTATGATGCCAAGACAAAGCTACACTATGATAACATGTTTTTGGCCCAAGTTGATGCAGCATATGCTGCCTTGGACAAACTTGGGTTTGACAAGATGGAGGTCATTGTTTCCGAGACTGGTTGGGCCTCTAAAGGGGATGATAATGAAGCTGGGGCAACAGTGAAAAATGCAAGGACTTACAATAAAAATCTGCGTAAGTTACTGCTCAAGAAAAAGGGTACCCCTTATAGGCCCAAGATGGTAGTCAGGGCTTATATATTTGCTTTATTTAATGAGAATTTGAAGCCTGGCCCAACATCTGAGAGAAACTTTGGATTGTTCAAGCCAGATGGAAGCATTTCATATGATATAGGCTTTACTGGCCTTGTACCTTCCTCAGCAACCTCCCCTTTTCTTTCCTTCAAG GGTATTGGATCTTTATATGCAGTGGTTTCTACAAGTTGTGCGGCTTTTCTTATTCTTGTAGCATTATAA